A section of the Pithys albifrons albifrons isolate INPA30051 chromosome 30, PitAlb_v1, whole genome shotgun sequence genome encodes:
- the LOC139683879 gene encoding uncharacterized protein: MTMHYYGERYQHLYPLGIAETTHQCPPQGDGCSNTCHPLSIIKSPVPRWQSYAHPLAYLCPQPGASQPSLLSCQPYVQKCVVLYPEPCETTRLLPCRKPSLRFNPVPTCQPCETTTPEKKRVAKSLPPCAPRCPEPGKLRFPPCGIRYSASCKDQGRCHKVSKCSSRWYGPDPRAQGMTSGYSLPLRGVTECPPQPCATQSYLQERVGGFPQHKCTKGYPTQECGTTTHSSERRLTKCPPEPRAPECPPSKGAKECCPQKVATKGSLPQEGAKTKSSSTQQLSKSRCLQPRATHRPGHHHHPLAGLKRSSHTKRSRCTSKWIW; the protein is encoded by the coding sequence ATGACCATGCACTACTATGGGGAGAGGTACCAACACCTGTACCCACTGGGCATCGCCGAGACCACCCaccagtgcccaccccagggcGATGGGTGCAGCAACACGTGCCACCCACTGAGCATCATCAAGAGCCCCGTGCCCCGCTGGCAGAGCTATGCCCACCCCCTGGCTTacctgtgcccacagccaggTGCcagccagccctccctgctgtcgTGCCAGCCCTACGTGCAGAAGTGTGTGGTGCTGTACCCCGAGCCCTGTGAGACCACCCGtctgctgccctgcaggaaGCCCAGCCTCAGGTTCAACCCCGTGCCAACCTGCCAGCCCTGTGAGACCACCACCCCCGAGAAGAAACGGGTGGCCAAGAGCTTGCCACCATGTGCCCCCAGGTGCCCAGAGCCGGGCAAGCTGCGCTTCCCTCCCTGTGGCATCAGGTACTCGGCCTCGTGCAAGGACCAGGGCAGGTGCCACAAGGTGTCCAAGTGCTCATCACGCTGGTACGGCCCCGACCCGCGGGCACAGGGCATGACCAGTGGGTACTCCCTGCCCCTCAGGGGGGTCACTGAgtgccccccacagccctgtgccacccaGTCCTACCTCCAGGAGCGCGTGGGGGGGTTCCCCCAGCACAAGTGCACCAAGGGTTACCCCACCCAGGAGTGTGGCACCACCACCCACTCCTCGGAGCGGCGTCTCACCAAGTGCCCACCGGAGCCACGGGCACCCGAGTGCCCACCCAGCAAGGGAGCCAAGGAGTGCTGCCCACAGAAAGTGGCAACCAAAGGCTCGTTGCCACAGGAGGGAGCCAAGACCAAGAGCTCCTCCACTCAGCAGCTGAGCAAGTCGAGGTGTCTCCAGCCAAGGGCCACCCACCGCCCTGGGCACCATCACCACCCCTTGGCAGGGCTGAAGCGCTCGAGCCACACCAAGAGGAGCCGCTGCACTTCCAAGTGGATCTGGTGA